One Solea solea chromosome 5, fSolSol10.1, whole genome shotgun sequence genomic window carries:
- the lins1 gene encoding protein Lines homolog 1: MTDSFGLLTDVFKCFHAGSCPRQSSADVAAAIFSCVCGLSCSPAAEEEEQQENSRGELSCISVTLVENMVSRLDQDQDQDQPADVTQFCVDAVSLLFHHMDLMTQLVRHFHSEEQIVSHLAAKCASTYVVYHLLKSGAVSVVWQQKCVEVFHCSAPGAELDVCLWSLTEVLKKLLKAAHQEVIRTLVSAFDSGLSALCSAFLSEEKQRWMVLTSSREHWGTTFCLLLDLLEALTASGLTCDVGLKSQRSVYAHAPALLTAVACSSEYYVKKRAMLLLKRAVLQKAGEDWTSGEASTRERLGSDVNVLAQTVLTAVAAEWLQSVQVESESFFGGTRRTRVDEGQKPDCVMLRAVSLLLLKSMELHVQAAGAGAAAADGVTEVYEYLQRLWTFLRRCSVQLRAVTHLCCWFPLLFGEQDDDMMEAAKASLCIFLHHRLRSGSDHLSALDAACASGCNPHCHFLSLLQSVSFDHSLLLDFLISTETCFLEYFVRYLKLVVADWQGFAAACEKVASPPPTQRHEAGCSSRVQPTGGGVGVELRLVAYESSDESDSENMEVPVCAETLNPTFNVKAPGLLTDAEVSGQNSSCETLTRAVVCLSEVGAVVTRLQTKKLFPYNPTSLLRLLAQVQTCSQQSPLSHVITRQ; encoded by the exons ATGACTGACTCCTTCGGTCTTCTCACGGACGTGTTCAAGTGTTTCCACGCGGGTTCGTGTCCCCGTCAAAGCTCCGCAGATGTGGCCGCTGCGATATTTTCCTGCGTGTGTGGATTGAgctgttctcctgctgctgaggaggaggagcagcaggagaacagCAGAGGAGAACTGAGCTGCATCAGTGTGACTCTGGTGGAGAACATGGTGTCGCGgctggaccaggaccaggaccaggaccagccTGCTGACGTCACACAGTTCTGTGTGGACGCTGTGTCCCTGCTCTTTCACCACATGGACCTTATGACGCAGCTG GTCCGTCACTTCCACAGTGAGGAGCAGATCGTGTCTCATCTGGCTGCAAAGTGTGCATCGACATACGTCGTCTATCACCTCCTCAAATCT GGTGCAGTCAGTGTGGTGTGGCAGCAGAAGTGTGTGGAGGTGTTTCACTGTTCAGCTCCTGGTGCTGAGCTGGACGTCTGCCTGTGGTCACTCACTGAAGTCTTGAAGAAACTTCtcaaagcagctcatcaag AGGTCATCAGGACACTTGTGTCAGCGTTCGACTCCGGCCTGAGTGCTCTGTGTTCAGCGTTCCTCTCTGAGGAGAAGCAGCGATGGATGGTCCTCACCAGCAGCAGAGAACACTGGGGAACCACGTTCTGTCTCCTGCTGGACCTGCTGGAGGCACTGACCGCTTCAGGGTTGACGTGCGACGTCGGTCTGAAGAGTCAGAGGTCGGTTTACGCTCACGCGCCGGCTCTCCTCACGGCCGTCGCCTGCTCCTCGGAGTACTATGTGAAGAAGCGAGCGATGCTGCTCCTGAAGAGAGCCGTCCTTCAGAAGGCGGGAGAAGACTGGACGTCGGGGGAAGCGAGTACACGCGAGCGCCTCGGCTCTGACGTGAACGTGCTCGCTCAGACTGTGCTGACGGCGGTCGCTGCCGAGTGGCTGCAGAGTGTTCAGGTGGAGTCTGAGTCGTTCTTTGGTGGAACCAGACGAACCCGAGTGGATGAAGGTcagaaaccagactgtgtgatGCTGAGAGCCGTCAGTCTGCTGCTCCTCAAGTCCATGGAGCTTCACGTACAAGCGGctggagcaggagcag cagcagcagacggagTCACAGAGGTGTATGAGTATCTGCAGAGACTGTGGACTTTCCTGAGGCGCTGCAGTGTCCAGCTGAGGGCCGTCACTCACCTGTGCTGCTGGTTCCCTCTGCTGTTTGGAGAGCAGGACGAcgacatgatggaggcagccaAAGCCTCGCTCTGCATCTTCCTCCATCacag ACTCCGTTCTGGGTCGGATCATTTGTCGGCGCTGGACGCGGCCTGTGCGTCGGGCTGCAACCCTCACtgccacttcctgtctctgctcCAGAGCGTCTCCTTCGACCACAGCCTCCTCCTCGACTTCCTCATCTCCACGgaaacctgctttctggaatattTTGTGCGCTACCTGAAGTTGGTCGTGGCCGACTGGCAGGGTTTCGCCGCAGCGTGTGAAAAAGTCGCCTCGCCGCCACCGACGCAGAGACACGAAGCCGGCTGCAGCTCCCGTGTCCAGCCCACAGGTGGCGGTGTGGGCGTCGAGCTTCGCCTCGTGGCGTACGAAAGCTCTGATGAGTCTGACTCGGAGAACATGGAGGTTCCCGTGTGTGCGGAAACTCTAAACCCGACCTTTAATGTGAAAGCACCAGGATTACTGACGGACGCTGAGGTATCGGGACAGAACTCTTCCTGTGAGACGTTAACCAGAGCCGTGGTTTGTCTGTCAGAGGTCGGCGCCGTGGTGACGAGGCTGCAGACAAAGAAACTCTTCCCTTACAACCCGACGTCGCTCTTAAGACTCTTAGCACAGGTTCAGACTTGTTCCCAGCAGTCACCTCTGTCACATGTGATTACAagacaataa
- the LOC131459354 gene encoding AP-2 complex subunit alpha-2-like isoform X1, which produces MPAVSKGDGMRGLAVFISDIRNCKSKEAEIKRINKELANIRSKFKGDKALDGYSKKKYVCKLLFIFLLGHDIDFGHMEAVNLLSSNKYTEKQIGYLFISVLVNSNSDLIRLINNGIKNDLNSRNPTFMNLALHCIANVGSREMAEAFASDIPRILVAGDTMDSVKQSAALCLLRLNRTSPDLVPMGEWTARVVHLLNDQHLGVVTAATSLITTLAQKSPDDFKTSVALSVARLSRIVTSASIDLQDYTYYFVAAPWLSVKLLRLLQCYPPPEDASLRSRLTECLETILNKAQEPPKSKKVQHSNAKNAVLFEAISLIIHHDSEPTLLVRACNQLGQFLQHRETNLRYLALESMCMLASSEFSHEAVKTHMETVINALKTERDVSVRQRAVDLLYAMCDRSNAKQIVAEMLTYLENADYSIREEIVLKVAILAEKYAVDYTWYVDTILNLIRIAGDYVSEEVWYRVIQIVINRDDVQGYAAKTVFEALQAPACHENLVKVGGYILGEFGNLIAGDSRSSPLVQFNLLHSKFHLCSVPTRALLLSAYIKFINLFPEVKTTIQDVLRSDSQLRNADVELQQRAVEYLRLSCIASTDILATVLEEMPPFPERESSILAKLKKKKGRGNLPVIDDTRRNVNGNVEHAEKTEAPNQSSPSLSAEFFPINRPRPVSSPTLLSAGTTVSTPSFTDLLNLNSAPAPGGNLLVDVFSDNAALSTTDVCEENFSRFVCKNNGVIFENQLLQIGLKSEYRQNLGRMYVFYGNKTSTQFLSFSSSVTNDDTLKTQLNMHVKTVDPVIEGGAQVQQILNIECVSDFTEAPVLKVQFRYGGMLQNLAVKLPVMLNKFFQPTEMASQDFFQRWKQLGAPEQEVQKIFKAKLPMDTEVTKAKIIGFGVALLDRVDPNPENFVGAGVIHTKSSQVGCLLRLEPNAQAEMYRLTLRTSRESVSQRLCDLLSEQF; this is translated from the exons ATGCCTGCGGTCTCTAAAGGAGACGGGATGCGGGGTCTGGCCGTGTTCATCTCAGACATCAGGAACT GTAAAAGTAAAGAGGCAGAGATTAAGCGGATAAACAAGGAACTGGCCAACATCCGCTCCAAGTTTAAAG GAGACAAGGCTCTCGATGGCTACAGCAAGAAAAAGTACGTCTGCAAGCTGCTCTTCATCTTTCTTCTGGGCCATGATATCGACTTTGGACACATGGAGGCCGTCAACCTCCTCAGCTccaacaaatacacagagaaacagatt GGTTACCTGTTCATCTCGGTGCTGGTGAACTCTAACAGCGACCTGATCCGTCTCATCAACAATGGCATCAAGAACGACCTGAACAGCCGCAATCCGACCTTCATGAACCTGGCCCTGCACTGCATCGCCAACGTGGGCAGCAGAGAAATGGCCGAGGCCTTCGCTTCAGACATCCCCAGAATCCTGGTGGCAGG GGACACGATGGACAGCGTGAAGCAGAGCGCAGCACTGTGTCTGCTACGACTCAACCGGACGTCACCTGACCTGGTCCCCATGGGTGAGTGGACAGCACGAGTTGTCCATCTGCTCAACGACCAGCACCTG GGCGTGGTAACAGCAGCCACCAGCCTCATCACCACTCTGGCCCAGAAAAGTCCAGATGACTTCAAAACATCTGTCGCACTGTCCGTGGCCCGGCTCAGCAGG ATCGTGACATCGGCGTCCATCGATCTACAGGACTATACGTACTATTTTGTTGCGGCGCCGTGGCTGTCTGTGAAGCTGCTGCGCCTCCTCCAGTGCTACCCTCCACCTG AGGACGCATCGCTGCGGAGTCGCCTCACAGAGTGTCTGGAGACCATCCTCAACAAAGCCCAGGAGCCACCCAAGTCCAAGAAGGTCCAGCACTCCAACGCAAAGAACGCCGTCCTGTTTGAAGCCATCTCCCTCATCATCCACCATGACAG CGAGCCCACCCTGTTGGTACGAGCCTGTAACCAGCTGGGCCAGTTTCTGCAGCACAGGGAGACCAACCTTCGTTACTTGGCTTTGGAGAGTATGTGCATGCTGGCCAGCTCCGAGTTCTCTCATGAGGCCGTGAAGACGCACATGGAAACGGTGATCAACGCCTTAAAG ACGGAGCGAGACGTGAGTGTACGTCAGCGGGCTGTCGATCTCCTCTACGCCATGTGCGACCGCAGCAACGCCAAGCAGATTGTGGCAGAGATGCTGACCTACCTGGAAAACGCCGACTACTCCATCAGAGAGGAGATC GTGCTGAAGGTGGCGATCCTGGCGGAGAAGTACGCCGTGGACTACACGTGGTACGTGGACACCATCCTCAACCTCATCCGCATCGCGGGCGACTACGTCAGTGAGGAGGTTTGGTACCGCGTCATCCAGATCGTCATAAAccgagacgacgtccagggctACGCTGCCAAGACTGTCTTCGAG GCGCTGCAGGCTCCAGCCTGCCATGAGAACCTGGTCAAGGTGGGCGGTTACATCCTGGGAGAGTTTGGTAACCTCATCGCTGGTGACTCACGatccag tcCTCTGGTCCAGTTCAACCTTCTTCACTCCAAGTTCCACCTCTGCTCGGTGCCGACGCGTGCACTGCTGCTGTCCGCCTACATCAAGTTCATTAACCTGTTTCCAGAGGTGAAGACCACGATCCAGGACGTGCTGCGCTCCGACAGCCAACTCCGCAACGCCGACGTGGAGCTTCAGCAGAGAGCCGTCGAATACCTGAGGCTCAGCTGCATCGCCAGCACCGACATACTG GCCACAGTCTTAGAGGAAATGCCGCCGTTCCCAGAGAGGGAGTCGTCCATCCTGGCcaagctgaagaagaagaagggcaGAGGAAACCTGCCCGTCATCGACGACACCCGGCGGAACGTCAACGGCAACGTTGAACACGCCGAGAAAACCGAAGCACCAAACCAG TCTTCTCCTTCACTGTCGGCAGAGTTCTTCCCTATCAACAGACCCCGCCCTGTCTCTAGTCCCACCCTGCTCTCTGCTGGCACCACG GTTTCCACCCCGTCCTTCACTGATCTGCTGAATCTAAACTCGGCACCTGCACCTGGAGGCAACCTGCTGGTCGACGTCTTTTCTGACAACGCAGCTCTTTCAACCACAGACGTGTGCGAGGAGAACTTTTCCCG GTTTGTTTGTAAGAACAACGGCGTCATCTTTGAGAACCAGCTTTTACAGATTGGTCTGAAGTCTGAGTACAGGCAGAACCTGG GACGCATGTACGTTTTCTACGGGAACAAGACGTCGACGCAGTTCCTGAGCTTCTCCTCGTCAGTGACCAACGATGACACTCTCAAGACT CAGCTGAATATGCATGTGAAGACGGTCGATCCAGTGATAGAAGGCGGGGCTCAGGTGCAGCAGATCCTCAACATTGAATGCGTGTCAGATTTCACAGAGGCACCGGTACTCAAGGTCCAGTTCAG gtACGGTGGAATGCTGCAGAACCTCGCAGTCAAACTCCCCGTGATGCTCAACAAGTTTTTTCAGCCCACGGAGATGGCGTCGCAAGACTTCTTCCAACGCTGGAAACAGCTGGGAGC